A window of Vigna unguiculata cultivar IT97K-499-35 chromosome 4, ASM411807v1, whole genome shotgun sequence contains these coding sequences:
- the LOC114180588 gene encoding uncharacterized protein LOC114180588 — protein sequence MVRDKMQASQSSQKAYADRRRRPLEFATGDHVLLRVTQTTGVGRALRSRKLSPKFLGPYQISRRIGPVTYEIALPPQLANLHPVFHVSQLRKYVFDPSHVLEADDVQIREDLTMEVPPITLEDSKVEKRQGKSVRLVKVIWDRRTDDSTWELEEDMNENELDIAWNLHVATITRSRSGEMLFSLKRIHLAQARVAGPRLGE from the exons ATGGTGAGAGACAAAATGCAGGCTTCTCAAAGTAGTCAGAAGGCCTATGCGGACCGCAGGAGGAGACCCTTGGAGTTCGCGACAGGAGACCATGTGTTATTGAGGGTTACCcaaaccactggtgtgggaagggctctacGCTCAAGGAAGCTCTCCCCTAAGTTTCTTGGCCCTTACCAGATATCAAGGAGGATTGGGCCAGTGACTTATGAGATTGCTTTGCCTCCTCAGTTGGCGAATCTCCACCCGGTGTTCCACGTCTCACaactgaggaagtatgtgtttgatCCGTCTCATGTGTTGGAGGCCGATGATGTACAGATCAGGGAGGATCTTACTATGGAAGTACCGCCAATTACTTTAGAGGATAGCAAAGTTGAGAAGCGCCAAGGAAAATCTGTGCGTCTagtcaaagtcatctgggatcggaggacagATGACTCTACGTGGGAGTTAGAAGAGGACATGA ATGAGAACGAACTGGATATTGCTTGGAATTTGCATGTTGCCACTATTACTCGAAGCAGGAGTGGTGAAATGCTATTTTCACTCAAGCGAATTCATCTTGCCCAGGCGAGAGTAGCAgggcctcgcctaggcgagtaa
- the LOC114180589 gene encoding uncharacterized protein LOC114180589 has product MDQLHRSSVFSKIDLRLGYHQILVKADDVQMTAFRSRYGHYETQKEHAEHLRLVLGVLRVKQLYAKLSKCEFCMDEVQFLGHVISAQGIVVDLAKVEAMVKWESPKSATEIRSFVGLAGYYRRFIEGFSKIVAPLIQLTQKDQPFTWTDKCEESFQELKRRLTSAPILVIPDVGKPFERRWMEYLKDYDFELLYHPGKANAVADALSKKTVHTAHLMIKEVELLEQLRIRVH; this is encoded by the exons atggatcagttgcatagATCGTCGGTGTTCTCGAAGATTGATTTGAGGTTGGGATACCATCAAATCCTAGTGAAGGCAGATGATGTGCAGATGACAGCCTTCCGGTCTCGATATGGGCACTacga GACTCAAaaggaacatgcagaacactTGAGGTTAGTGCTTGGTGTCTTGAGGGTAAAGCAActatatgccaagttgtccaagtgtgagttttgCATGGACGAAGTACAATTCTtagggcatgtgatatccgcccaggGTATAGTAGTGGATCTAGCAAAAGTTGAGGCAATGGTAAAGTGGGAGAGCCCCAAGTCAGCAACCGAGATCAGAAGCTTCGTGGGTTTAGCTGGCTACTacaggagattcatagagggattctctaAAATAGTGGCACCATTGATACAACTTACTCAgaaggaccaacccttcacttggacggataagtgtgaggaaagttTTCAAGAGCTTAAGCgaaggttgacgagtgctccaaTACTTGTGATCCCTGATGTTGGTAAACCTTTCGAG aggaggtggatggagtaCCTGAAAGACTATGATTTTGAACTGCTATATCacccggggaaggcaaatgCAGTAGCCGATGCCTTGAGTAAGAAGACAGTGCACACCGCGCATCTTATGATAAAGGAAGTGGAGCTACTAGAACAGCTCAGGATCCGagttcattag
- the LOC114180590 gene encoding uncharacterized protein LOC114180590, which translates to MEGYRRCNNCGKEGHFGKDCPTLARAMVRPPVQTPHQHQQRIGGDRPQAIGRVYAMTGAEATGLGNLVMGYCVIARCELAVYTPASSLVRTSFLCARCPVEVKRRMYKRLLFPDSEVPELLSSRGVVKELQDGAQCYIFFTHLELKKEGTTLVIPVVQEFEDVFPDEVPGLPPSREVEFSIDLVPGTGAVSMAPNRMALAELVELKKQIEELLGKQFIRPSTSP; encoded by the exons ATGGAGGGCTATCGccggtgcaacaactgtggcaaggaaggccactttggaaAAGACTGTCCCACTCTTGCTAGAGCAATGGTACGACCTCCAGTTCAGACTCCTCACCAGCATCAGCAGAGAATCGGAGGCGACAGGCCTCAAGCGATAGGCAGAGTTTATGCCATGACGGGAGCGGAAGCCACAGGCTtaggtaaccttgttatgggGTATTGTGTGATTGCTAGG TGCGAGCTTGCGGTGTATACTCCGGCGTCgagtttggtcaggacgtcgttcTTATGTGCTAGGTGCCCAGTGGAGGTAAAGAGGCGCATGTATAAG AGATTGTTATTCCCCGACTCAGAGGTGCCTGAGTTGTTATCATCCCGAGGGGTTGTGAAGGAGTTACAAGACGGTGCACAGTGCTACATATTTTTTACGCATCTAGAGTTAAAGAAGGAAGGAACGACATTAGTCATACCAGTTGTACAAGAATTTGAAGACGTGTTCCCAGATGaagtaccagggttgcctcctAGTAGAGAAGTGGAATTCTCTATCGATCTGGTACCAGGAACTGGTGCAGTGTCAATGGCTCCAAACCGTATGGCTCTGGCAGAATTGGTAgaactcaagaaacagatagaggagTTGCTAGGAAAGCAGTTTATCCGACCTAGCACTTCGCCTTAG